A region of the Amycolatopsis sp. cg13 genome:
GCCGTGCACCGAGGTTCGCCCGGCGCTCGTTTACCCGGTCCCGGCGCAGGATCCGCGAGCAGGGGCCGGAAGTCGTGCTGTGGGCGGATTCCTTTTCGGACGGTATGGACACCGAGGTCGCCGAGGCGGTCGCAGCCGTGCTCGCCGACGCCGGATATCGCGTGCTCGTCCCGCCGCGCCGGCCGTGCTGCGGGCTCACCTGGATTACCACCGGCCAACTCGACACCGCTCGCCGGAAGCTCCGCGATCTCGTGCACACGCTGCGCCCATACGCGCAGGCCGGGCTCCCGATCGTCGGCGTCGAACCGTCGTGCACCGCCGTCCTGCGGTCCGATTTGCTGGACCTGTTCCCCGACGATCCGGACGCCGCAACGGTCTCCGCCGCGGTCACGACGCTCGCTGAACTCCTTGCCAAGACCGACGGCTGGCAAGCGCCCGACCTGTCCGGCGTCACAGTGGTCGCGCAGCCGCATTGCCACCATCACTCGGTGATGGGCTTCGAGGCCGACCAAGCTCTGCTGGCGACGACCGGAGCGGAACTGCAGACCCTCGCCGGCTGCTGCGGCCTAGCCGGGAACTTCGGCATGGAACGCGGCCACTACGACGTTTCCGTCGCCGTAGCGGAGAACGCACTGCTCCCAGCCTTGCGAGACAACCCCGACGCCGTATTCCTCGCCGACGGCTTCTCCTGCCGCACCCAAGCCGATCAACTGGCCGGAGTACGCGGTGTCCACTTGGCACAGTTGCTGAAGCGACCCTGACGCCCGGAGTCAGCGGTCCCAGAAACCTTGCTTCTCCAGCAAGGAAACCGCACGCTCACCGCCGTCCGAGAAGTGTTTCTCCACAATGGACCGGGCTCGCGCAGCCGACCGGGCGCTGAGTGCGTTCAGGATCTTCCGGTGGTCGTCGTGCGCCTTCTCCGGCCAGTCCTCGTGCGCCTCGTAGAACCCGTGCGTCACCGTTTTCGCCAGGATGCCCAGGATCGACACCAGCCGGCGGGAATCGGCGGCGTAGTTGATCCTGCGGTGGAACTCGAAGTTCAGCCGTTCCTGTTCGCCGCGGTCCACTCCGGACTCCATCCGGTCCGCCAGATCGTGCAATGCCTGCAGACTTTCCGGCGAGAGGTTCTTCGCCGCGCGCTCGGCGGCCAGGCCGGAAACGAGGCCGAACACGCGGTAGTGGTCGCGGATGTCGTCACGTGTCATCCGCGCCACGAACGCGCCTCGGCGGGCGATGTGCTCCACCACGCCCTCGTGGTCGAGCGTGATCAAGGCCTCCCGGATGGGCAGCTTGCTGATGCCGAGTTCGTCCGCCAGCGCCTCTTGGTCGATCTTCGCCCCGGCGCGCAACTGGCCGGAGAAGACCCGTCGCCGGATCTCGTGCGCGGCCAGCGCTTTCAGGTTCGCCGGACCGCTGCGGCGCAGTCCCGCGCCCGTGGTTTCGGGCATCGCCCCGGCCTCCCCTCTGGCGGACGTTCGAGCAGATAAAGTATTACATAAGCCGCCCTGTTCAAGACTCGCCACCGGCCGCCGTTCACCACGGCCATCTGCTGCGGATAGCTGAACGAGCAGCACCGCGAGGCACGGGGTAATTCCTGATAAAGTATTCAGCCGACTGCCTCATCCGAAACCAGATCCGAGGAACCCATGTCCGCACCGGAAGCCTGGGAACCGTACGCCGTCACCAGCGAAGAAGTGCTCGAACCCGGCCCGGTCGCCGCACTGGCGGCGTTGTTCGACAACGGACTCCCCGCCCCAAGCGAAGGCGACGACCTCCCGCCGTTGTGGCATTGGGTCGCGCTCCCGCGCTGGCCGGTGTCGTCCCAACTCGGCCTCGACGGCCATCCGGTCCGCGGCGGTTTGCTGCCCCCGGTCGACCTGCCGCGGCGGATGTTCGCCGGCGGCGAGGTCGTGGTGCACCGCGCACCGAAAGTCGGCGGAACCGTACGACGAAAATCCATTGTGGACTCTGTCACCGAAAAGTCCGGCCGTTCGGGGAAGTTGGTGATCGTCCAGGTGCGCACTGAACTGTCCGGAATGGACGGAACACCGTACGTCGAGGAGCGCCAGGACATGCTTTACCGCGAGGCCGGACCGCCCGCCGCGCCCGCGGTCCCGGAAACCGCTGCCGCGCTCGAACCCGTGGGGTCGCCGTTCCGCCGCACCGACGGGCAGAGCTGGGAGTTCGCCACCGATCCGACACTGCTGATGCGGTTTTCCGCGGCTACCGCGAACGCGCACCGCATCCACTACGACTGGCCGTATGCCACAAGGATCGAGGGATATCCCGGCCTCGTCGTGCACGGGCCGTTGATGTCGCTCGCGCTGGCCGAGGTGCTGCGGCTCGACTCCCCCGCCTCTCGGGTGCGCCGGATCAGCCATCGCAATCAGGCGCCGCTGTTCTGCGGGCAGCCCGCGCAACTGCGCACGAGCCCCGGCGCTCGTTCGGTCACCCTCGATCTGCTCGGCCCCTCCGGACTGAGCACCAGCCTCGCCGTCGAACTGTCCGAAGAACGTACGTGATCTGGCGGCAGCGTCCGGAGCGATGGCATGGTGGCGCAGATGTTCCGGACGACGGAGGGAAGCTGAATGAGCCGCTACGCGCAGTTCGAGAACCTGCGGGTCGACGGGCCGGACGAGGACGGCGTCATCGAACTCGTCCTGGACGCGCCGCACCTCAACGCGGTCAGCGAGGACGCGCACGGCGAGCTCGCCGACATCTGGCGCGAATTCGACCGTGACCCCGAGGTCAAGGCCGTCCTGCTGCGCGGCGAGGGCAAAGGGTTCTCCGCGGGCGGATCATTCGACCTGGTCGAGAAGCTGGCGAACGACTTCGAGGCCCGTTCGCGCACCATGCGCGAGGCCCGCGACCTGGTCTACAACGTCATCGACTGCTCAAAGCCGACCGTCTCCGCGATCCACGGCCCGGCCGTCGGCGCGGGCCTGGTCGCCGGGCTGCTGTCGGACATCTCCGTGGCCGCCGCCAACGCCAAGATCATCGACGGCCACACGCGCCTCGGCGTCGCGGCGGGCGACCACGCGGCGGTGTGCTGGCCGTTGCTCTGTGGGATGGCGAAGGCCAAGTACTACCTGATGACCTGCCGTCCGATGACCGGAGCCGAGGCCGAGCGGATCGGTCTCGTATCGCTGTGCGTCGAGGAAGAGGCCGGGCTGCTGCCGACCGCGCGGGAGATCGCGCACGAACTCGCGAACGGCGCGCCGAACGCGATCCGCTGGACGAAACAGAGCCTCAACCTCTGGTACCGGCAGCTCGCGGGCGCGATCTTCGACTCCTCGCTGGCGCTGGAGTTCTACGGTTTCGCCGGTCCCGAGGTCCGCGAAGGGCTCGCTTCGCATCGCGAGCGGCGGAAGCCGGACTTCACCCGGGTACACGACGAGGAAGACTGACCAAGGAGACGAGGCGGTCCGCAGGGAAATCTTCTACTGCGGCCCGTGCGTCAGCGGCAGATTGAACGAATACCGCGACGCCCGGTAAACATGCCAGCCGTACTCGACCACCCGGCCCGTTTCGTCGTACGTCGTGCGCTGCATCGTCAGCAACGCCGCGCCCGGCGATTCGTCCAGCAGCTCCGCGTCCTCCTCGGTCGCCAGCCGCGCGCCGATGCTCTGCTGCGCCGAATGCAGCCGGATCCCCGTCTGCCGCAGCAGCTGATAGAGGCCGTGGGAGCGCAATTCGTCGTCGCCGACGTCGAGAATCCCGTCCGGGAGGCAGTTGTTCATGATCGCCAGCGGTTCGCCTCCCGTGCAGCGGATCCGCTTCAACCGGCGCACTTGCTTCAGCTCGGGAGCCTCCAGCACAGCGGCGGTCTCGGCATCGGCGGGTTCGACGCGGTTGACCAGCACCTGCGACGACGGCGTCTCGCCCAGCCCGGCGAGGTCGTCGAACAGGCTGCTCAGGCGCAGCGGCCGGGCGACTTTCGTGCGCACCACCTGGGTGCCGACGCCGCGTTTGCGCACCAGCAGACCCTGGTTGACCAGCGACTGAATCGCCTGCCGCACCGTCGGCCTTGACAGCCGCAGCCCCGCCGCGAGGTCGAGTTCGTTGGCGAGCCGGGAGCCCGCGGGGAGGCGGCCGTCGTCGATCGCGGCGTGCAATTGGCGCGCGACCTGGAAGTACAGCGGCTCGGGGCTCGCCGGGTCCACCGCGATCCCGCGGACCGGGTCCCAGGCCGGACTGGTGCTCATCGCCGAAGCCTACCGCGTATGTCCATATGTCTTGACAAAGTCCTCGGCCACGGGGCACGGTCGGAGCACAGCCTGCGAGGAGGACGCGATGACCACGGGGTTCGA
Encoded here:
- a CDS encoding GntR family transcriptional regulator, which gives rise to MPETTGAGLRRSGPANLKALAAHEIRRRVFSGQLRAGAKIDQEALADELGISKLPIREALITLDHEGVVEHIARRGAFVARMTRDDIRDHYRVFGLVSGLAAERAAKNLSPESLQALHDLADRMESGVDRGEQERLNFEFHRRINYAADSRRLVSILGILAKTVTHGFYEAHEDWPEKAHDDHRKILNALSARSAARARSIVEKHFSDGGERAVSLLEKQGFWDR
- a CDS encoding MaoC family dehydratase N-terminal domain-containing protein; translation: MSAPEAWEPYAVTSEEVLEPGPVAALAALFDNGLPAPSEGDDLPPLWHWVALPRWPVSSQLGLDGHPVRGGLLPPVDLPRRMFAGGEVVVHRAPKVGGTVRRKSIVDSVTEKSGRSGKLVIVQVRTELSGMDGTPYVEERQDMLYREAGPPAAPAVPETAAALEPVGSPFRRTDGQSWEFATDPTLLMRFSAATANAHRIHYDWPYATRIEGYPGLVVHGPLMSLALAEVLRLDSPASRVRRISHRNQAPLFCGQPAQLRTSPGARSVTLDLLGPSGLSTSLAVELSEERT
- a CDS encoding enoyl-CoA hydratase/isomerase family protein, producing the protein MSRYAQFENLRVDGPDEDGVIELVLDAPHLNAVSEDAHGELADIWREFDRDPEVKAVLLRGEGKGFSAGGSFDLVEKLANDFEARSRTMREARDLVYNVIDCSKPTVSAIHGPAVGAGLVAGLLSDISVAAANAKIIDGHTRLGVAAGDHAAVCWPLLCGMAKAKYYLMTCRPMTGAEAERIGLVSLCVEEEAGLLPTAREIAHELANGAPNAIRWTKQSLNLWYRQLAGAIFDSSLALEFYGFAGPEVREGLASHRERRKPDFTRVHDEED
- a CDS encoding GntR family transcriptional regulator, with product MSTSPAWDPVRGIAVDPASPEPLYFQVARQLHAAIDDGRLPAGSRLANELDLAAGLRLSRPTVRQAIQSLVNQGLLVRKRGVGTQVVRTKVARPLRLSSLFDDLAGLGETPSSQVLVNRVEPADAETAAVLEAPELKQVRRLKRIRCTGGEPLAIMNNCLPDGILDVGDDELRSHGLYQLLRQTGIRLHSAQQSIGARLATEEDAELLDESPGAALLTMQRTTYDETGRVVEYGWHVYRASRYSFNLPLTHGPQ